From one Lycium barbarum isolate Lr01 chromosome 6, ASM1917538v2, whole genome shotgun sequence genomic stretch:
- the LOC132645349 gene encoding protein ZINC INDUCED FACILITATOR-LIKE 1-like isoform X1: MASELETLLNKKEQYYYENCPGCKVDLGKSGQTGLPIKELLTIWVVMLSAALPISSLFPFLYFMIKDFHIAKREEDISTYAGYVGSAYMLGRALTSVFWGTVADRYGRRPVIIFGTFVVVVFSTLFGLSVNFWMAVITRFLLGFLNGLIGPVRAYASEIFREEYQALGMSTISSAWGIGLIIGPALGGFLAQPAEKYPAAFSKDSIFGRFPYFLPCLCISIFSLVVGIATFWLPETLHNHESRMPPQSSYKALEAASDTKEGYESTPKESLFKNWPLMAVIILYCVFALHDMAYSEIFSLWAVTPRKFGGLSYSTVDVGEVLSISGCGLLVFQLTLYPWVEKYVGPIIIARASGVLSILLLTSYPYIAMLSGITLSVAINFASLMKNALSISIITGLLLLQNKAVDQRQRGAANGLSMTAMSFFKALGPAGGGVLFSWAQKRLDASVLPGVQVVFFVLNVIEAIGVLLTFKPFLVSTQHN; the protein is encoded by the exons ATGGCGAGCGAATTAGAGACGTTGCTAAATAAGAAAGAGCAATACTACTACGAGAATTGCCCGGGTTGTAAAGTGGATCTAGGCAAGTCGGGTCAAACTGGTTTGCCCATAAAGGAGCTCCTCACTATATGGGTCGTCATGCTTAGCGCAG cacttccaatttcatctctCTTTCCATTTCTTTATTTCATG ATAAAGGACTTTCACATTGCAAAGAGAGAGGAAGATATTAGTACATATGCAGGTTATGTAG GTTCTGCATATATGCTTGGAAGAGCTTTGACATCTGTCTTTTGGGGAACAGTGGCTGATCGATATGGACGAAGACCAGTTATAATTTTCGGCACTTTTGTAGT GGTTGTTTTCAGTACTCTCTTTGGTCTTAGTGTCAACTTTTGGATGGCAGTCATTACACGATTTCTTCTCGGTTTCTTAAATGGTTTGATTGGACCAGTAAGG GCATATgcttcggaaatttttcgtgaagAATATCAAGCACTGGGAATGTCAACG ATTAGTAGTGCATGGGGCATTGGATTGATTATTGGCCCAGCTTTAGGAGGCTTCCTTGCTCAG CCTGCAGAGAAATATCCAGCTGCATTCTCAAAGGATTCTATATTTGGGAG ATTTCCCTACTTCTTGCCTTGCTTATGCATATCAATATTTTCCTTGGTCGTGGGTATTGCTACATTTTGGCTGCCG GAAACATTACACAATCATGAATCAAGAATGCCGCCTCAAAGTTCATACAAGGCTCTAGAGGCTGCATCTGATACAAAAGAAGGGTATGAATCAACCCCAAAAGAAAGCCTTTTCAAGAATTGGCCATTGATGGCGGTCATCATCTTATACTGTGTCTTCGCTCTTCATGATATGGCTTACTCCGAG ATCTTCTCATTATGGGCTGTGACCCCTAGAAAGTTTGGAGGGTTAAGTTACTCAACTGTTGATGTTGGTGAAGTACTGTCGATCTCAG GATGTGGCCTTCTAGTCTTTCAACTAACTCTGTATCCATGGGTTGAGAAGTATGTTGGCCCTATCATCATTGCTCGAGCATCAGGA GTTTTGTCAATTCTCTTGTTGACAAGTTACCCTTATATCGCTATGCTGTCTGGGATCACCCTCTCTGTGGCGATAAATTTTGCATCCCTAATGAAGAATGCTTTGTCT ATCTCAATCATAACAGGGTTGTTATTGTTGCAAAACAAAGCAGTG GATCAGCGACAACGAGGGGCTGCTAATGGACTTTCCATGACAGCAATGTCATTTTTCAAAGCTCTCGGTCCAGCTGGGGGAGGAGTACT CTTTTCTTGGGCACAAAAAAGGCTTGACGCTTCCGTTCTTCCAG GTGTTCAAGTGGTATTCTTTGTGCTGAATGTGATTGAGGCAATTGGTGTATTGCTGACATTCAAACCATTCCTAGTTTCAACACAACATAATTAG
- the LOC132645349 gene encoding protein ZINC INDUCED FACILITATOR-LIKE 1-like isoform X2 — translation MASELETLLNKKEQYYYENCPGCKVDLGKSGQTGLPIKELLTIWVVMLSAALPISSLFPFLYFMIKDFHIAKREEDISTYAGYVGSAYMLGRALTSVFWGTVADRYGRRPVIIFGTFVVVVFSTLFGLSVNFWMAVITRFLLGFLNGLIGPAYASEIFREEYQALGMSTISSAWGIGLIIGPALGGFLAQPAEKYPAAFSKDSIFGRFPYFLPCLCISIFSLVVGIATFWLPETLHNHESRMPPQSSYKALEAASDTKEGYESTPKESLFKNWPLMAVIILYCVFALHDMAYSEIFSLWAVTPRKFGGLSYSTVDVGEVLSISGCGLLVFQLTLYPWVEKYVGPIIIARASGVLSILLLTSYPYIAMLSGITLSVAINFASLMKNALSISIITGLLLLQNKAVDQRQRGAANGLSMTAMSFFKALGPAGGGVLFSWAQKRLDASVLPGVQVVFFVLNVIEAIGVLLTFKPFLVSTQHN, via the exons ATGGCGAGCGAATTAGAGACGTTGCTAAATAAGAAAGAGCAATACTACTACGAGAATTGCCCGGGTTGTAAAGTGGATCTAGGCAAGTCGGGTCAAACTGGTTTGCCCATAAAGGAGCTCCTCACTATATGGGTCGTCATGCTTAGCGCAG cacttccaatttcatctctCTTTCCATTTCTTTATTTCATG ATAAAGGACTTTCACATTGCAAAGAGAGAGGAAGATATTAGTACATATGCAGGTTATGTAG GTTCTGCATATATGCTTGGAAGAGCTTTGACATCTGTCTTTTGGGGAACAGTGGCTGATCGATATGGACGAAGACCAGTTATAATTTTCGGCACTTTTGTAGT GGTTGTTTTCAGTACTCTCTTTGGTCTTAGTGTCAACTTTTGGATGGCAGTCATTACACGATTTCTTCTCGGTTTCTTAAATGGTTTGATTGGACCA GCATATgcttcggaaatttttcgtgaagAATATCAAGCACTGGGAATGTCAACG ATTAGTAGTGCATGGGGCATTGGATTGATTATTGGCCCAGCTTTAGGAGGCTTCCTTGCTCAG CCTGCAGAGAAATATCCAGCTGCATTCTCAAAGGATTCTATATTTGGGAG ATTTCCCTACTTCTTGCCTTGCTTATGCATATCAATATTTTCCTTGGTCGTGGGTATTGCTACATTTTGGCTGCCG GAAACATTACACAATCATGAATCAAGAATGCCGCCTCAAAGTTCATACAAGGCTCTAGAGGCTGCATCTGATACAAAAGAAGGGTATGAATCAACCCCAAAAGAAAGCCTTTTCAAGAATTGGCCATTGATGGCGGTCATCATCTTATACTGTGTCTTCGCTCTTCATGATATGGCTTACTCCGAG ATCTTCTCATTATGGGCTGTGACCCCTAGAAAGTTTGGAGGGTTAAGTTACTCAACTGTTGATGTTGGTGAAGTACTGTCGATCTCAG GATGTGGCCTTCTAGTCTTTCAACTAACTCTGTATCCATGGGTTGAGAAGTATGTTGGCCCTATCATCATTGCTCGAGCATCAGGA GTTTTGTCAATTCTCTTGTTGACAAGTTACCCTTATATCGCTATGCTGTCTGGGATCACCCTCTCTGTGGCGATAAATTTTGCATCCCTAATGAAGAATGCTTTGTCT ATCTCAATCATAACAGGGTTGTTATTGTTGCAAAACAAAGCAGTG GATCAGCGACAACGAGGGGCTGCTAATGGACTTTCCATGACAGCAATGTCATTTTTCAAAGCTCTCGGTCCAGCTGGGGGAGGAGTACT CTTTTCTTGGGCACAAAAAAGGCTTGACGCTTCCGTTCTTCCAG GTGTTCAAGTGGTATTCTTTGTGCTGAATGTGATTGAGGCAATTGGTGTATTGCTGACATTCAAACCATTCCTAGTTTCAACACAACATAATTAG